From a region of the Mycoplasma miroungigenitalium genome:
- a CDS encoding phosphotransferase, which translates to MKKALIILAAGFGSRLTPLTLLTPKALLKIDKQERNFLDKMLEYIPDDDSIDIYIVTGYKKSLFTPIISKYNMTEILNSKYSQTNSIISVYEATKKIDLNKYDAFYIAPSDCYLNENVFNKNTNFSWVNTVDSYSPNKEWNIVKRKDNKTIKSFKIGKNNENYSEFITGISYFKTSDFIILSRTIKQMLVENYKKNSNLYWEDALSKTLNSINLRTYNLSGRLLEIDTIDELIEFNPEVKSIKDNPHFNLIKKVFGINLTKIKNMKPVKAGMTNDSFTFEINDKVYIYRIPGLGSDKLINRENEFNTYKTTANLPNREILIHYEQNKDNGLETYGAKIALFHDNHRTVNPKNWSEVTKALQAIKIFHENKYNASYEFDVIERMTYYKSLILNKSVLTKTIELEHKLIKIYDKIKDRDKYLIHVDFICDNVLIDNDNDIRIIDWEYSGTGDKYFDLSAWCLYSYYSRKQCDKLLKIYLNGKIKKEDRRVFYSYIAIQGYLWYLWSIFKEEQNLFFSDYKETMLGYGKEYTEILENEFD; encoded by the coding sequence ATGAAAAAAGCATTAATAATTCTCGCTGCAGGGTTCGGTTCACGCTTAACGCCTTTAACACTTCTTACTCCCAAAGCATTGTTAAAAATTGATAAACAAGAAAGAAATTTTTTAGACAAAATGTTGGAATATATTCCTGATGATGATTCAATAGATATTTATATAGTTACCGGCTATAAAAAAAGTCTATTTACACCTATAATATCTAAATATAACATGACTGAAATTCTAAACTCAAAATATTCCCAAACCAACTCAATTATCAGTGTATACGAAGCAACTAAAAAAATTGATTTAAATAAATATGATGCTTTCTATATTGCGCCTAGTGACTGCTACCTTAATGAAAATGTTTTTAATAAAAATACTAATTTTTCTTGAGTAAATACTGTTGATTCGTATTCGCCAAATAAAGAATGAAATATAGTCAAAAGAAAAGATAATAAGACGATAAAATCATTCAAAATTGGGAAAAATAATGAAAATTATTCTGAATTTATCACTGGGATAAGTTATTTTAAAACAAGCGATTTTATAATTTTATCAAGAACAATAAAACAAATGCTTGTTGAAAATTACAAAAAAAATTCTAATTTATACTGAGAAGACGCTTTATCTAAAACCCTAAATAGTATTAATTTACGTACTTACAATTTATCGGGAAGATTGCTAGAAATAGACACTATCGATGAACTTATTGAATTTAACCCAGAAGTTAAATCAATAAAAGATAATCCACATTTCAATTTAATTAAAAAAGTTTTTGGAATTAATTTAACTAAAATAAAAAATATGAAACCTGTCAAAGCAGGTATGACTAATGATTCATTCACGTTTGAAATTAATGATAAAGTATACATCTACAGAATTCCGGGTTTAGGTTCTGATAAATTAATAAACCGCGAAAATGAATTTAATACTTATAAAACTACTGCTAATCTGCCTAATAGAGAAATACTAATTCATTATGAACAAAATAAAGATAACGGATTAGAAACATATGGCGCTAAAATCGCACTATTTCATGATAATCATCGCACGGTTAATCCTAAAAATTGAAGCGAAGTAACCAAGGCATTACAGGCCATTAAAATATTCCATGAAAATAAATATAATGCAAGTTATGAGTTTGATGTTATTGAAAGAATGACTTACTATAAATCATTAATATTGAATAAATCGGTTTTGACTAAAACAATAGAATTAGAACACAAATTAATTAAAATTTATGACAAAATAAAAGATAGAGATAAATATTTGATACATGTAGATTTCATTTGTGATAATGTGTTGATTGATAATGATAATGATATAAGAATTATAGATTGAGAATATTCGGGTACCGGTGATAAATATTTTGATTTGTCAGCCTGATGTCTATATTCGTATTATTCAAGAAAACAGTGCGATAAATTATTAAAAATATACTTAAATGGGAAAATTAAAAAAGAAGACAGAAGAGTGTTTTATTCATATATTGCTATCCAAGGATATTTATGATATTTATGATCAATTTTTAAAGAAGAGCAAAATTTATTTTTCTCAGATTACAAAGAAACAATGTTAGGCTATGGAAAAGAATATACGGAGATTTTAGAAAATGAATTTGATTAA
- a CDS encoding M17 family metallopeptidase, with amino-acid sequence MFKKINQKRSNEVLLKATYKGADKIEHLIEKNLVITEYLNNNEALVYLGEKEKVEFNTLVKFFQGLATSATRSYQFDVDTFVTEKLSASKVMEAFIRGVYFAKAKLYNEKSDKKESEFTLEPFKSEVSPELESDIEKALILAEATNYARNLQVTPPNILNSELLAETIAKDFKEYKNLKVTVLDKKQIEELKMGLLLSVNRGSMYEARVVVIEYNGDPESKDKTVLVGKGITFDSGGYSLKPSRSMLGMKYDMSGSVIVASTLKAIAQLQPKKNFAAVMCITDNRVNGDASLPDSVWKSMNGKSVEINNTDAEGRLVLADGITYAVRNLKATRIIDVATLTGAIVVALGHTYTGIWATSEKAWKEVSQAANNAHELVWRMPFDEAFAEGIKKSVVADLKNTDLSGLAGSCSAAMFLKEFTEGVEYIHMDIAGTADINEVPQGPMVKTLTELALI; translated from the coding sequence ATGTTCAAAAAAATAAACCAAAAAAGATCAAATGAAGTTTTATTGAAAGCAACTTATAAAGGTGCAGATAAAATCGAACATTTAATCGAAAAGAACCTAGTAATCACAGAATACTTAAACAATAATGAAGCGTTAGTTTACCTTGGTGAAAAAGAAAAAGTAGAATTTAATACACTTGTTAAATTTTTCCAAGGATTAGCTACTTCAGCAACACGTAGTTATCAATTTGATGTTGATACATTCGTTACTGAAAAACTTTCAGCTTCTAAAGTTATGGAAGCATTTATTCGTGGTGTATATTTTGCGAAAGCAAAACTTTACAATGAAAAATCAGATAAAAAAGAATCAGAATTCACTCTTGAACCTTTCAAATCAGAAGTAAGCCCTGAATTAGAATCAGATATTGAAAAAGCATTGATTCTTGCTGAGGCAACAAATTATGCACGTAATCTACAAGTAACTCCACCAAACATTTTAAACTCTGAACTTTTAGCTGAAACAATCGCTAAAGATTTTAAAGAATATAAAAATCTAAAAGTTACTGTTTTAGATAAAAAACAAATTGAAGAGTTGAAAATGGGATTACTATTATCTGTAAACCGTGGTTCAATGTATGAAGCTCGTGTTGTTGTAATTGAATACAATGGAGATCCTGAATCAAAAGACAAGACTGTTCTTGTTGGTAAAGGAATTACATTTGACTCTGGTGGTTATTCATTAAAACCATCTCGTTCAATGTTGGGAATGAAATATGATATGTCTGGTTCTGTAATCGTTGCCTCGACATTAAAGGCTATCGCACAATTACAACCTAAGAAAAACTTTGCTGCTGTTATGTGTATTACAGATAACCGTGTAAATGGCGATGCATCATTACCAGATTCAGTTTGAAAATCAATGAATGGTAAATCAGTTGAAATCAACAACACAGATGCTGAAGGTCGTTTAGTTCTTGCTGATGGGATTACTTATGCTGTTAGAAACTTAAAAGCTACACGTATTATTGATGTTGCAACCTTAACTGGTGCAATTGTTGTTGCCTTAGGACACACATACACCGGTATTTGAGCAACATCTGAAAAAGCTTGAAAAGAAGTTAGCCAAGCAGCTAACAACGCTCACGAACTTGTTTGAAGAATGCCTTTCGACGAAGCATTCGCCGAAGGAATCAAAAAATCTGTAGTTGCTGACCTTAAAAACACTGACTTATCAGGTTTAGCTGGTTCTTGTTCAGCTGCAATGTTCTTGAAAGAATTTACTGAAGGTGTAGAATACATCCATATGGATATTGCCGGTACAGCTGACATTAACGAAGTTCCTCAAGGTCCTATGGTTAAAACTCTTACAGAATTAGCTTTAATTTAA
- a CDS encoding DMT family transporter, with protein MNLIKKHNWMSNIIGLLSGLFWAIDGVFLLFFTKLTPTDSWELGILVTLIHDLFAILWAFIIVLIMKKNKEIKSAFTNKNIWILLLSSTIGAPFGMTMYILAIKEIGVGQTSSISICYVILASVLAFIFLKQKTSKNGLMGIVIAFICVLTFGILQIETKTHSFKGYIFAILCVVGWGMEAFLSSISMDRDIDPQVSIMIRHIVSAIVLGCIIAPATNSYSENVTQLLNYKNIWVIIAASFFGAISFICYYFSINKLGISLAVGLNISYSAFAVILEVIFFKGWQIYHWYNYLLSALILVSLLWTLVPDKIWIKTKK; from the coding sequence ATGAATTTGATTAAAAAACATAATTGAATGTCTAACATTATAGGATTATTGTCGGGCCTGTTTTGGGCAATTGATGGAGTTTTTCTATTATTTTTTACAAAACTTACTCCAACAGACAGTTGAGAATTAGGTATCTTAGTTACACTAATTCATGACTTATTTGCAATATTGTGGGCATTTATAATTGTTTTAATTATGAAAAAAAACAAAGAAATAAAATCTGCTTTCACAAATAAAAATATTTGGATTTTGCTTTTAAGTTCAACCATTGGTGCTCCTTTTGGAATGACAATGTATATACTTGCAATTAAAGAGATTGGAGTTGGCCAAACAAGTTCAATTTCAATATGTTACGTAATTTTAGCTAGCGTATTAGCCTTCATTTTTTTAAAACAAAAAACTAGTAAAAATGGTTTGATGGGTATTGTAATTGCATTTATATGTGTATTAACATTTGGGATTTTGCAAATTGAAACGAAAACCCACTCATTTAAAGGATACATTTTTGCTATATTATGCGTTGTCGGATGAGGAATGGAAGCTTTTTTATCTTCGATTTCAATGGATCGAGATATTGATCCACAAGTTTCTATTATGATAAGACATATTGTTTCAGCAATTGTGTTAGGTTGCATCATTGCACCTGCTACAAATTCTTATTCAGAAAATGTAACGCAGCTTTTAAATTATAAAAATATTTGGGTAATAATAGCGGCTTCATTTTTTGGAGCAATAAGTTTTATTTGTTATTACTTTTCTATTAATAAACTAGGTATATCGCTAGCTGTCGGTCTAAATATTTCTTATTCAGCGTTTGCTGTTATTCTTGAAGTAATATTTTTCAAAGGTTGGCAAATTTATCATTGATATAACTATTTACTATCTGCGTTAATTTTAGTTTCGTTATTATGAACACTCGTACCAGACAAAATATGAATTAAGACTAAGAAATAG
- a CDS encoding TM2 domain-containing protein, which translates to MNNEVNQTSFRSRTVLVILSTFFGFLGVDRFYAGRIWLGIFKLLTGGWFGIGSIIDWFLAIFGGMKDSERKFIKKW; encoded by the coding sequence ATGAACAACGAAGTTAATCAAACATCATTTAGAAGCCGAACTGTGTTAGTCATTTTGTCAACCTTTTTCGGGTTTTTAGGAGTGGATAGATTTTACGCGGGTCGTATTTGACTAGGTATCTTTAAATTACTAACAGGTGGTTGATTTGGAATCGGATCTATAATTGATTGATTCCTAGCAATTTTTGGCGGAATGAAAGATAGTGAACGTAAATTTATCAAAAAATGATAA